Within Enterobacter sp. RHBSTW-00175, the genomic segment TCCACTTCTTGCAGGGATAAAAACGGCGAAAAACGTGTATCCATATGCAGTTTCATACGGATGTTGCGTTTGTAGGTATAAACCGTTTTCCCGTTGATACTCAAATGGCTGGCAATCTTCTGATTGCTTGCGCCATCCATCCACAGCGTAAGCACTTTCTCTTCCTGGCGGGTTAACAACGGTGCTGCGATTTGCGGTATTTCAATGCTGGCGCAGGATGTCAGTGCATCGTTAATCACCGTGGCCAGCTGTTCGAGTCCGGCATTTTTCAACAGACAGGACCAGACCGGGAACTGCTCCAGGTAATTTGCCATCTCTTGTTCTTCGCCCGACTGCAACAAAATAAAGGGCAGCGTTTCGCAGGATTTCAGCAAAGAAGAGAGCTGCTGGAAATGGTGAATATCCTGTTTGAAGCCGTGTAAATCAGCAATCACCAACGTTGGCTTCCACTGTAGGATGTGCTCCCGGGCCAGGAAAAGATTATTCAAACCGGTCACAACATAGTTGCCCGGGAACAGGCCAGAATGATTGAGCCATGCTTCAAACCCAGCGCGGGTGAAGTGACAACGGTCAATCAAAAGAATTTTGAACATATTTTTTTCGCAGTCGGCTAGTGGTTTGGCTTCCTGCCATCAGAAAGCACATCATCATAGAGAAGTCGGATGAGTGATAAATGCCTGAACTACGCGCCATACTGCGGCTATTTCTTGCCTTAACAAGTTCAGCATAAATGGATTGAAAAAAAATCGGTCGTTAACCAAAATATACCGCCTAATCTCTGCCTTGCGGGACGACCCGTAAGCGCATCTGTTCATCGGGGACGGCCCCAACTTGCATTTAAGTTAAGGAGCCAGATATGTCCTGGATTATTCTTGTCATTGCCGGTTTGCTTGAGGTTGTTTGGGCAATCGGTCTGAAGTACACCCACGGCTTTACCCGTCTGATGCCCAGCCTGATTACCGTTACTGCGATGGTTGTCAGTATTGCGCTGCTGTCGTGGGCGATGCGCACGCTGCCGGTAGGCACGGCTTATGCCGTCTGGACGGGGATTGGCGCTGTCGGGGCGGCAATTACGGGGATTTTGCTGCTGGGTGAATCGGCGAGTCTGGCACGTATCGCCAGCCTCGCCTTGATTGTCGCCGGAATTATTGGTTTAAAACTCAGCGCACATTAATGGGGTTGTTCCACCCAGATTAATTTCGTCACATCAAATCCCTGCCGGGTCGCGACGTCCAGCATCTGCTGTTTCATTTCACTTGAGATGGTTGGCGTGCGGGAGAGTATCCAGAGGTAGTCGCGATCCGGCCCACAGACCAGCGCATGACGGTATTCTCTGTCCAGGGCTATCACGTTATACCCGCCATAGAAGGGACCAAAGAAAGAGACTTTAAGCGCCGCCCGATTTGGGCTGCCGGTAAAGTAGGCTTGTCCAATCGCCTGTTGCCACATGCCGCGGTCAGGGTTATAGCCGCGATTAATCACCTGAATCCCGCCATCATCCATCGAGCTGTAGTTCGCGGTGACTTTCTGCAAACCCCGCTCAAAACGGTGATCAAAACGGGCAATTTCATACCACGTTCCGAGGAATCGCTGTGCATCGAAATTGTTGACGACGGTGACACCCGCTGGTGGGGTCGGAGAGCTACAGGCAACCACTAAAAACGCGGCTGTCACTGCGGCGATAACAGGCAGAATGCGCATAAGTGTTTCCTTACCGGTTTTTTGTTAAGTGTAGATGAGGGCAAGGAAAATGTGGGTTTACCGTGGTGTGTTTTGCCGGGTAGCGCTAACGCCACCCGGCACTGTTTTACTGTAGCGCGCTCAAAATACGGTACGCTGTCTCTACCCTTGCAGGATTCGGATAGCTTTTGTTCGCCAGCATCACGATGCCGAGTTGCTGTTCAGGAATAAACGCAACGTAACCGCCAAAACCACCGGTTGACCCCGTTTTATGCACCCAGGAGGCTTTTACCGGTGGCGCTGGCGGAGTGACTTCTGCCGCAGGTAAGGGTGCCAGTGCAATCTTGTTATCACTGCCATCCACTACCGTTTTAGCGTCCACGGGCCAGTTCAGCATTTCCCAGCCCAGCCCCTGATACATTGAGCCAACCCGCCAGTAGCGAGACTGCGCAAGGGCAATACCTTGCTTAAGATACGCATCAGCGACGGTATCTGGCGCCATGTTGGCCATCACCCAGCGGGACATATCCTGGATATTCGTCTTCACGCCATAGGCTTGCGCATCCAGCATTCCAGGCGAAACATGAACCGGTTTGCCGTCACGATAGCCCCATGCGTAATGTTTCTCTTCCGATTTCGGAACCGTAATCCAGGTATGTGTTAGCTTCAGCGGCTGAAACACACGCGTGGTCATGGCCTGCTCAAAACTCATACCGGAAGGTTTAACCGCCAGCACGCCGAAAAGGCCAATACTGGCGTTCGCATAAAGGCGCGTTGTCCCGGGTTTCCACTGTGGCTGCCAGTGCTGGTAGAAATTCAGCAGCGAAGCGTTGTCAGTGACCTTATCCGGAACTTGTAACGGCAGGCCACCGGCGGTGTAGGTTGCCAGATCCAGCAGACGGATCCCCTGCCACTGTTTGCCTGTCAGTTCAGGCCAGTATTGTGTTGCCGGGTCGCTCAGTGAAATTTCATGGCGGGCAACGGCATCGCCTCCCAGCACGCCGGTGAAGGTTTTACTGATGGAGCCCAGCTCGAATAATGTCTGTTGTGTGACGGGCACGCGAGCCGCGACATCGACTTCCCCGAAGGTGAAATAGTGCGGTTTGCCCTGATAAATAACCGCCACCGCCATACCGGGGATGGCCTGCGCTTTCATCAGGGGAGTCACGGCGCGTTCAACCACATTAGCCAACTGTTTTTCTGACATCGTCCCGGCAAGGGCTGAACAGGAGGCGGTGAGCAGCAGAGCGCAGCAAAGTGATTTTTTCATGAGATATCTTCCGTAATAGCGAGTCAAGGGAATGTCCGGGCCCATCAGACGAGCGTAGTCTGTTGGATTTGACTGTGCATGACAAACGGTTAAATTTAGCAGGAGCTGTTAATTTTTCTAACGGACAAGACCATGACGCGCAGCTATATTCCCCTTAATTCGCTTCGTGCATTCGAAGCCGCCGCCAGGCACCTCAGCTTTACTCATGCGGCGATTGAGCTGAATGTCACCCATTCCGCCATTAGCCAGCAGGTGAAAGCACTGGAGCAGCACCTTAACTGCCAGCTGTTCGTGCGCGTCTCTCGTGGCCTGATGCTGACCACGGAAGGTGAGAATTTATTGCCGGTGCTGAACGACTCTTTTGATCGCATTGCCGGAATGCTGGACCGCTTTAGCCGTCATCGGGCGCAGGAAAAACTCAAAATTGGCGTTGTCGGGACCTTCGCTACCGGTTGTTTATTTCCGCTGCTTGAGGATTTTCGCCGCAGTTACCCGCATATTGACCTCCAGCTTTCCACGCATAACAACCGGGTCGATCCGGCCGCCGAAGGGCTGGATTACACGATCCGCTACGGTGGAGGTGCATGGCATGGCACTGAGGCCATTTTTCTTTGCGCAGCGCCGCTGGCTCCTCTTTGCTCGCCGGAGTTCGCCGACAGGCTGCACGCGCCCGCTGATATTCTGAAATTTACCCTTCTGCGTTCCTATCGACGTGATGAATGGTCGGCATGGATGCAGGCCGCAGGTGAACCACCACCTTCACCGACACATCGGGTTATGGTGTTTGATTCATCCGTTACCATGCTGGAAGCCGCGCAGGCGGGCGTGGGGATTGCCATCGCACCGGTCGACATGTTTGCCCATCTGCTGAATAGCGAGCGTATCGTGCAGCCGTTTGCCACGCAGATCGATCTTGGCAGTTACTGGCTAACGCGATTGCAGTCACGGACTGAAACCCCTGCAATGCACGAGTTTGCGCTGTGGCTGGTGGGGAAGATGCAGAAATAAAAAGGCCCGCCGGATGGCGGGCCTTTTCAGTCAGATGGTGACCACGGCAATCAGCGTGACCACGGTCAGAATGGTTGCCAGACCGTAGAATACCCATTTGCCGCTCGGGACATGGATTTTCAGGTCATGCATCGCATGGTGAATACGATGCAGACCACACCACAGCGGCAGGACAATCATCAGGAAGATGAATACGCGGCCAATAAAGCTGCCCGCAAACGCCAGCACGCGATCGTAGCCAAGCGCATCGCCCGGGAACAGCCCCAGCGGCAGCATAATGCCAACCAGCAGGATGATAACCGGCGCGATGATGGCGCTCCACATGCCGCCTGCGCCAAACAGACCCCAGAAGACCGGCTCGTCTGAACGTTTTGGATTTGGATTGATCACAGTAGTCTCCTTACCAGAACAGTGCGACAAACAGAATGACCACAGTGACTATCGCCGTCACTGCCCACAGCCCTTTAATGACCGGCTCTGGCCCCATTTTCTCGCCTTTTACGATGATATTCGCCGCTTTTGGTGCCAGTTCAAACCAGGTTTTAGTATGAAGCAGCGCCGCTGCAAGCACGAGAAGGTTCAGGATCACCACAATCGGGTTTTGCAGGAAGCCCACAAAATTCGCCCAGGTTTCCGGGCCATGTTTGAGGGCAAACACTCCGTACATCAGTTCAATGCTAAACCAGACCGCCGGTACAGCCGTGCCTTCACGCAGCATATAGAAGCGATAAAACGGCAGATTTTTCCACCAGGTGGACGGCATTGGCCGCACGTAGGCTTTGCGTTTAGTCGTCATCATGCACTCCTTAGCGTGGTTTCAGGGTAGCGATAAGAAAGTCTTTCGAGCTTTCAACTTTACCCTGCTGAATGGCGGCGGCCGGATCGACATGCTTCGGACAGACTTCGGAGCAGTAACCGACAAAAGTACAGCTCCAGACGCCGTTCTGGCTGTTAAGCTGCGCCATACGTTCTTTTTTACCGTGGTCGCGGCTGTCTTCGTTATAGCGATGCGCCAGGGTAATGGCCGCCGGGCCGATGAACTCTTTATTCAGACCGAACTGCGGACAGGCGGCATAGCACAGGCCGCAGTTGATGCAGCCGGAGAACTGATGGTATTTCGCCATCTGCGCCGGGGTCTGGGTGTTTGGCCCCTGATCCGGTGTGCGCGGGTTGCCGATGATGTACGGCTTAATTGCTTCCAGGCTTTCGATAAAGTGGGTCATATCGACCACCAGATCGCGCTCGATCGGGAAGTTGCCCAGCGCTTCAACCTTGATACCTTTGGTGTATTCGCGCAGGAAGGTCTTACAAGCCAGCTTTGGCACCTTGTTGACCATCATGCCGCAGGAGCCGCAAATTGCCATACGGCAGGACCAGCGGTAGCTCAGGTCTGGTGCCAGGTTGTCTTTAATGTAGCCGAGCGCATCCAGCAGGGAGGTTTGCTCGTCGTAAGGCACTTCGTAGAAAGCGCTGTGCGGGGCGGAGTCCACTTCCGGGTTGTAGCGCACCACTTCAACTTTCAGTTTTTGCATCTCAGCCATTCGCCTTCTCCTTCTTCTCGGCGGCTTCTGCTTCTGCACCGTAAACGCGTTTCGCCGGCGGCAATGTGGTGATCTTCACGTCGCTGTAGTCCAGACGCGTGGTCCCATCCGCATCGCGCCAGGCGAGGGTGTGTTTCAGGAAGTTGACATCGTCACGTTCGGTGCAGCCTTCATCCAGACGCTGATGGGCGCCGCGTGACTCTTTACGGGCCAGCGCAGAGTGCGCCATACATTCGGCCACGTTCAGGCCGTGTCCCAGTTCAATGGTGTACAGCAGGTCGGTATTGAACACGCTGGAGGTATCGGTGATACGCACACGCTTGAAGCGCTCCTGCAACTCCGCCAGCTTATCGACGGTTTTTTGCATCAGCTCTGGCGTACGGTAAATACCACAGCCTTCTTCCATCGACAGGCCCATTTCATCGCGGATTTTCGACCAGTTTTCATTACCTTCCTGGTTGACGAGGTCTTTCAGGCGTTTTTCAACGTCTGCAACCTGTGCATCCAGTGCGGCGCTGTTGGCTTCGCCCGCTGTGGCGGCACGCTCCATCGCGCGCTCGCCCGCCATGCGACCAAAGACGACCAGCTCTGCCAGTGAGTTCGATCCCAGACGGTTGGCGCCATGCAGGCCCACGGAGGAGCACTCGCCCACGGCGAACAGGCCTTTGATACGGGTTTCACACTGCTGATCGGTTTCGATGCCGCCCATGGTGTAGTGCGCGGTTGGACGCACCGGAATCGGCTCTTTCACCGGATCGACGCCCACATAGGCTTTTGACAGTTCACAGATGAACGGCAGACGTTCCAGTAATTTCTTCTCGCCCAGGTGACGCAGGTCGAGGTAGACCACATCGCCGCGCGGGGTAGGGATGGTGTTGCCTTTACGCCACTCGTGCCAGAAAGCCTGGGACACTTTGTCGCGTGGGCCAAGCTCCATATATTTGTTCTTCGGCTCGCCGAGCGGGGTTTCCGGGCCCATGCCGTAATCCTGCAAATAGCGGTAGCCGTTTTTGTTGACCAGAATCCCGCCTTCACCACGGCAACCTTCCGTCATCAGAATGCCAGAACCCGGCAGGCCAGTTGGGTGATACTGGACAAACTCCATATCACGCAGTGGTACGCCGTGGCTGAGCGCCATACCCATCCCGTCGCCGGTGACGATCCCGCCGTTGGTGTTGTAGCGGTAAACACGGCCAGCGCCGCCGGTTGCCATCACCACGGCTTTCGCGCGGATTTGTACCAGTGTGCCTTCCATCATGTTCATCGCCACCAGACCGCGCGCTTCGCCGTCATCCACGAGGATGTCGAGAACGAAATGTTCATCAAAGCGCTGAATTTGTGGGAACTGAAGGGAGGTCTGGAACAGGGTATGTAGCATGTGGAAGCCGGTTTTATCGGCGGCGAACCAGGTGCGTTCGATTTTCATCCCGCCGAAGCGGCGAACGTTCACGCTGCCATCCGGGCGGCGACTCCACGGGCATCCCCACTGTTCGAGCTGGGTCATTTCCGTTGGACAATGGTGCACGAAGTAGTCGACGACATCCTGTTCGCAAAGCCAGTCACCCCCTGCAACCGTGTCGTGGAAATGGTATTCGAAGCTATCATGATCCTGCGCGACGGCGGCGGATCCCCCTTCAGCGGCAACCGTGTGGCTGCGCATAGGGTAGACTTTTGAAATCAGTGCGATTTTAGCGTTTGGATTAGCCTGAGCTGCTGCAATTGCAGCACGTAATCCAGCACCGCCAGCGCCTATAACGGCAAGATCGGCTTGAAAAGTTTGCACGACATTCCTCCAGGTTTTTGTTATTTCGCAATGCGATGAACTAAAGGTAGCTCACCTGCCCGGGCGGGCTATCGCGAAAGCGTTTCCACTGCTCCTTTATGGGTAAAACAGTATAACCGTGTGGATGTGAGGGAAATTTGACGTGTTCGATTTTTTTGCTGTTATGTGCAATGATTTATCATTGTGATTGATGAATTACGTCACGAAATAACAGCCTTCAATGAAATCCGCTAATTTACTGCGCAAAATTTGTCTCTGTCTCCGCTAACGAGTAGACTTCGTGCCCTTGTGTGAAATCGGAGAAGAACTCATGAGCGAAACGGCCACCTGGCAGCCGAGCGCGTCCATCCCTAATTTGTTAAAACGCGCAGCAATTATGGCGGAGATCCGCCGTTTCTTTGCCGATCGCGGTGTACTTGAGGTGGAAACGCCGTGCATGAGTCAGGCAACGGTTACCGATATTCATTTGGTCCCGTTCGAAACCCGTTTTGTTGGTCCTGGCCATTCACAGGGCATGAATCTGTATCTGATGACCAGCCCGGAATACCACATGAAGCGCCTGCTGGCTGCGGGCTGTGGCCCGGTGTATCAGCTGTGCCGCAGCTTCCGCAATGAAGAGATGGGACGTCACCATAACCCGGAATTCACCATGCTGGAGTGGTATCGCCCGCATTATGATATGTACCGCCTGATGAATGAGGTGGACGATCTGCTGCAACAGGTACTGGATTGCGCGGAAGCCGAAACGCTCTCCTATCAACAGGCGTTCCAGCGCTATCTGGAAATTGATCCGCTGTCAGCCGACAAAACGCAGTTGCGTGAAGTGGCGGCTAAGCTTGATTTAAGCAACGTGGCGGATACTGAAGAAGACCGCGATACGCTGCTGCAACTGCTGTTCACCTTTGGCGTTGAGCCGCAGATTGGCAAAGACCGGCCTGCTTTTGTTTACCACTTCCCGGCAAGCCAGGCTTCTCTGGCGCAGATCAGCACCGAAGATCACCGCGTGGCGGAACGCTTTGAGGTTTACTACAAAGGCATTGAGCTGGCGAACGGGTTCCACGAACTGACCGATGCTCGCGAACAGCAGCAGCGCTTTGAGCAGGACAACCGCAAGCGTAATGCGCGTGGCCTGCCGCAGCAGCCGATTGATACCAATCTGCTGGAGGCCCTGAAAGCCGGTCTGCCAGATTGCTCCGGCGTGGCGCTGGGTGTTGACCGCCTGGTGATGCTGGCGCTGGGGGCCGAGCAGTTGGGTGATGTGATTGCCTTTACGGTTGATCGCGCCTGATAGCACTTCACGGTGTGCGGCCAACAGGCCGCACACCGCTTACACTACAAACTTCCCGCCGGGCGCTTACGCGCCGCTGATGTCACCGTTCTTGCTGTCTTACGACCATCCAGACTTTCCAGACGCATCTGGAATGGAGGGAACGGCATATCGATACCGTGTTCGCGGAAGCCAGCCAGAATCAGCTGGTGGATCTCGTGGCGCAGCGGCATTCGGTGGCCCATTTCAGCCGCATAAATTCGCAGCTCAAAAATCTGGATCCCCTGCTGTAAATCGACCAGGAAAACTTCCGGTGCCGGGTTGTCTATCACCAGCGAGCAGCGCTCTGCGGCGGTGTACAGGATCTGCGTCACCTCTTCGCTGTTCGCATCGGATGGCGCAGGCACAGTCAGCACCACACGCGTAACGGAGTCTGACAGCGACCAGTTGATAAACTGCTCGGTGATAAACGCCTTATTTGGCACGATGATCTCTTTACGGTCCCAGTCGCTGATCGTTGTCGCACGGGTGTTGATCCTGGTGACGCTGCCGGTTAAATCGCGGATCGTCACCGTATCGCCAATGCGGATCGGTTTTTCAAACAGGATGATCAGGCCGGAAACAAAGTTGGCAAAAATCTCCTGCAAGCCAAAGCCCAGGCCAACGGTCAGTGCGGCAACCAGCCACTGTAGCTTCGACCACTCAATACCAATCATCGAGAAGCCAACCAGCCCACCAAACAGCATGATCAGATATTTGGTGATGGTGGTAATGGCATATCCCGTACCTGGCGCTAAATCCAGGTGTTGCAGCAGCGCCAGCTCCAGCAGAGCAGGGAAGTTACGGATAAGCTGCGTGGTGATGATCAGCACCAGAATCGCAATCAGCACCGCGCCCAGGGTGATAGGTTCGAGGCTTTCGACGCCCTGTACCGTCGAGGTGACATCCCACAGCGAAATGTTTTCGAGGAAACCAAACGCAGAGTGGATCTCAGACCACAGGAAAATCACCGAGAGCAGGGCAATCAGCATCAGGATCGAGCGTACCAGTCGCAGGGACTGGGTACTGATAGCATCAAGATCCAGTTCAACATCATCCGCGTCGGTGTTTCCTTCCGTGCTGTTGGTATGGTGCGATTCCTCTTCACCCCGCGCACGCTGCGCGAGGATCTCCGCGCGGCGGTGCTTGGCACGATCGAACGCCAGCCTGCGGCGCTGGATAAGCATCCATCGGCGGATGACGTGGTAGACCACCAGGAGCAGGAACCAGATGGCGACTGACGTTTCCAGTCGCGCCAGCAGCGCCTGCGCCGTGGCCAGATACCCGACAGCTGCCGCCAGGATCGCCGCCAGCGGGGCGCTGAGCAGCAGGTTCCACAGCAGGCGGTTAAACATGTTTTCGCCGCTGCCGGTTTTGTCGAGATACAGCGGAATACCAGCGCGCTTAAGGCTTAACGTCACCATCGCCAGCGCGCCACAAATCAACATGAAGCACAGGCGGCCCAGCGAGCCGGAGAATTCACGGTCATTGAGATTATCGAACATGATAAGCGCCATGATCAGTGGCACGATAAGCCCGATGCTCATCAGGTAGTAACGCATGGCTCGCGCCACGCGATTACGTGGCCAGCCAAAGTGGGCAATGAACAGACCGTTCGGACGGGCGAATGTGGCGCAAATCATCACTACCCACAGCAGCGGAACAGTGGCGGTCACACCATCACCAATGGCCACCGCCAGCGGATAAGGCCAGGCTTCCCGCAGGCCGTAACCGAGCGTCATCCACAGCACAGGCAGCGGCGAGGCAACGAGAATCGACCAGAATACCGTGCGTAGCGTTAGCCAGAAGTGATCCTGGGTCACCTTACCGACGCGCGCACTGGAGCGTTCCAGGAAGCGAGTGAAGTGCCTGCGCGAGTAAATACTACAACCCACCAGAATCAATGCTCCCAGCAGCGGGAAGATAGTCTCTTTGCTGGTGAGCATCATCACGCTGGCCTGGCCCAGTTGGCTGAAGGTATCCATCGAGATGAGGCGGCGCAGATCCTGCACGATTTCAATCGGCCAGGAGAAGGTCATTGGGCGGACGTCAGAGGTCCAGAACAGGTAGCGGTGCGTTGCCTCGTTCACTTCTTTCAGCGCATCTTCAAGCTGGCTGTTAGAGACTTTCAGCTTGGTGAGTTCGAGGATAAGCGTATCGCCACCCTGAAGCAGTGAATTCAGCAGCTCGCGCTGGGTGCGCATTTGTGCGTCAAGAATTCGGTTTTGCTCACTGGTCAGCGGCTGCCCGTCGGCCTGACGGATCTGGCGGATTTGCGGCTGTTTGTTAAGGAGATCTTCAAAATGCAGGCGCTGGACGCGCAGTTGCGCCATTTCAGTATCAAGCTGTTGTGGCTTTGGCATTTCCGGCAAGCGGGCAACCTGCGCACGTAGCGCTTCGCCCAGCAGGTTTGAGGAGCCGAGCCACTGGGATTGCTCGCGCAGGGTATTCAGCGCCTGGCGTACCTGCAAGGTTTGGTTAGTGGCCTGACGCTGTTGCGATGCCACCAGATCCATACGCTGTGCTTGCTGGTTCAGGGCGGCCGAAAGCTCGCGGTTGACCTTAAACTGATCGACAATCCCGACGGGCAGGTTATCGCTGTTTTCGGCAAGTAATTCAGTGCTTTCCAGCGCCCGTTCGGCTTCACGCTGGCGCTGGCTGTTTAACTGGTTACGCAAGGCCTGTAACCAGGCATCCAGCTGCTGGCTCTGTTTTTGCGCCAGCTCAGAACGCATCCGCGACAGCTCCTGGCGGTTGTTGGCAGAAAGCTGCGCCAGCTCCAGCTCATCCACCAGGGCTTTGAGTCTGGCGGATTCAGCCTGAATCCCCAGATTCTGCGCCTGGTTTAGCGGGGTATTACCGGTCTGTGTTCCGACACGTCGCTCGACTTCACTGAGCTGGCGGCGGGCATCGGTTTGCTGTTGTGGAAGCTGGTTGAGCGAGTCGGCAATTTCACGTGCACGCTCCTGCTCCTGCTGAGCCATGCGACTCTTTTCCAGAAGCTGGCTGCTGACTTGCAGGATCTCCTGGTTAAGCGCGTCGGAGGTCATGCCCTCAGGCACCACGCGTGGTTCATCGCGCAGATTATTAAGCTGCGTGCGCAGCGTTTGCGAAAGTTTGGGGAAGTTATCGATAACCTGCTGATATTGCTGAGCGCGCTCAAGGGAACCTTTGCGTTCCTCAAGCGCGTTCAGCGCGGCCTGGAGGGCTTCGACGGTTTCAGGCTGTGCGGGTTTTGCCGCTTTTGCCTGCTCCAGCTCCTGGGTTATCTGTTTGGCGTCGGGGGCTGTCGCTGCGTACGCCCCCATGCTGAGGCACCAGGCCATCAGTAGTACGATAATCGGGCGCACGTCAGCGGTCCTTCTGTTGTTAGCCTTCGTCTTTTTTGTCGTCAACCAGTGGGCTGGCGTCGTGCTCTGCTGTTACCTCTTCTTCTGCCAGCGGAGCAGGCTCTGCGTCCGGCGTGGCGAAGGTTTCAGTAGAAACGGCCAGCGGCTGACCCAGTTTCGTTACTGACAGGCTTTCCAGCTGCTCTGCAAGGTTAACTTTACCCGGTGCAAACAGGTTGATAACCGTAGAGCCCAGCTTGAAGCGGCCCATTTCCTGGCCTTTCAGCAGTGCCACGGAGCCTTCTGCTTCGCCCGCAGGCCATGTCCAGCGCTTGATAACACCTTCACGTGGCGGGGTGATGGTGCCCGCCCATACGGTTTCAATGCTGCCTACAATGGTAGCACCCACCAGAATCTGCGCCATTGGGCCAAATTCAGTATCAAACAGGCAGATGACGCGTTCGTTACGGGCGAACAGGTTCGGGACGTTCTGCGCGGTCAGGTGGTTCACAGAGAACAGGTCACCTGGCACATAGATCATTTCACGCAGGATGCCGTTGCATGGCATATGCACGCGGTGATAGTCGCGCGGCGAAAGATAGGTGGTAGCGAATGACCCATTGCGGAACAGGTCAGCCATCAGGTAATTACCCGCCAGCAGCGCTTCCAGGCTGTAGTTGTGGCCTTTCGCCTGCAAAATTTTGTCGTCTTCGATTTTACCGAGCTGGCTGATGACGCCGTCAGCAGGCATGACCAGCACGTTAGGATCGGTGTTTACCGGGCGAACGTCTTCGCGCAGGGGACGGACGAAGAACTCGTTGAAAGTGCGGTAGCTGGCTGTGTCCGGCTTCTGCGCCTCTTTCATATCGACCTTGTAGTATTTCACGAACAGGTCGATGACCAGTTTGGTCAGCCAGCCAGCTCGTTTGCTCGCGCCCCAGCCCGCCAGGCGAGTGAGCCACAGTTTTGGCAGAATGTATTGAAGCGAAAGTTTAAATGAGTTTAACAAGGTAGCCTCCAGGCCATTGTTTTGTCGTTCCTGATCCGGCATTACGCTGCCGGAACCTGAAAAAAGGGGACGATTTTAGCGATGCTTAGCTTAGTTGTCAGTTATCAGAATCAGAAAAGTTTTTACGCGTTTTTACGTCTTCCATGCTCTCAAGAATGCGGTGATAGTTTTCAAAGCGGGTTTCCGCAATTTCACCGTTCTCTACCGCTTCGCGGATAGCGCAACCCGGATCGTTATCGTGTTTGCAGTCGCGATATTTGCAAGCGCCTAAATAATCATGGAATTCGACAAAACCGTTGAAGATTTGTTCCGGCTCGAGGTGCCAGAGGCCGAATTCACGCACGCCCGGGGAGTCGATCACGTCGCCGCCATGGGGGAAGTGATACAGCCGCGAGGCGGTGGTGGTGTGCTGGCCCAGACCCGAGACATTGGACACATCGTTAGTCAGGATCTCTTGCTGGAGGCCAAGCAGGTTATTCAGCAGGCTGGATTTACCCACGCCGGATTGACCTGCAAAGATGCTGATCCGATCGGTCAGCGCTTCTTCTAACGGTTTCAGCCCATCTTTGGTGTGGCTGGAGACCATCAGCACGCGATAACCAATCTTGCGGTAGATATCCATCTGCTCGTTAACAAAGGCCATGCCGTCGTCATCCAGCAGATCGATTTTGTTCAACACGATGATCGGTTCAACCTGAAGCGTTTCGCAAGCAACGAGGTAGCGGTCGATGATATTGAGCGAAAGCTCCGGCAAAATCGCCGAAACGATGACGATCTGGTCAATGTTGGCAGCAATCGGTTTTACGCCATCATAGAAATCAGGGCGGGTCAGTACCGACGTGCGTTCATGCACGGCTTCAACGATACCTTTCACCGTCACGCCTTCCGCGGCTTCTTTGCCTGGACGCCAGACCACGCGGTCACCGGTAACCAGTGAACGGATGGT encodes:
- the frdA gene encoding fumarate reductase (quinol) flavoprotein subunit, with protein sequence MQTFQADLAVIGAGGAGLRAAIAAAQANPNAKIALISKVYPMRSHTVAAEGGSAAVAQDHDSFEYHFHDTVAGGDWLCEQDVVDYFVHHCPTEMTQLEQWGCPWSRRPDGSVNVRRFGGMKIERTWFAADKTGFHMLHTLFQTSLQFPQIQRFDEHFVLDILVDDGEARGLVAMNMMEGTLVQIRAKAVVMATGGAGRVYRYNTNGGIVTGDGMGMALSHGVPLRDMEFVQYHPTGLPGSGILMTEGCRGEGGILVNKNGYRYLQDYGMGPETPLGEPKNKYMELGPRDKVSQAFWHEWRKGNTIPTPRGDVVYLDLRHLGEKKLLERLPFICELSKAYVGVDPVKEPIPVRPTAHYTMGGIETDQQCETRIKGLFAVGECSSVGLHGANRLGSNSLAELVVFGRMAGERAMERAATAGEANSAALDAQVADVEKRLKDLVNQEGNENWSKIRDEMGLSMEEGCGIYRTPELMQKTVDKLAELQERFKRVRITDTSSVFNTDLLYTIELGHGLNVAECMAHSALARKESRGAHQRLDEGCTERDDVNFLKHTLAWRDADGTTRLDYSDVKITTLPPAKRVYGAEAEAAEKKEKANG
- the epmA gene encoding elongation factor P--(R)-beta-lysine ligase; translation: MSETATWQPSASIPNLLKRAAIMAEIRRFFADRGVLEVETPCMSQATVTDIHLVPFETRFVGPGHSQGMNLYLMTSPEYHMKRLLAAGCGPVYQLCRSFRNEEMGRHHNPEFTMLEWYRPHYDMYRLMNEVDDLLQQVLDCAEAETLSYQQAFQRYLEIDPLSADKTQLREVAAKLDLSNVADTEEDRDTLLQLLFTFGVEPQIGKDRPAFVYHFPASQASLAQISTEDHRVAERFEVYYKGIELANGFHELTDAREQQQRFEQDNRKRNARGLPQQPIDTNLLEALKAGLPDCSGVALGVDRLVMLALGAEQLGDVIAFTVDRA
- the mscM gene encoding miniconductance mechanosensitive channel MscM; amino-acid sequence: MRPIIVLLMAWCLSMGAYAATAPDAKQITQELEQAKAAKPAQPETVEALQAALNALEERKGSLERAQQYQQVIDNFPKLSQTLRTQLNNLRDEPRVVPEGMTSDALNQEILQVSSQLLEKSRMAQQEQERAREIADSLNQLPQQQTDARRQLSEVERRVGTQTGNTPLNQAQNLGIQAESARLKALVDELELAQLSANNRQELSRMRSELAQKQSQQLDAWLQALRNQLNSQRQREAERALESTELLAENSDNLPVGIVDQFKVNRELSAALNQQAQRMDLVASQQRQATNQTLQVRQALNTLREQSQWLGSSNLLGEALRAQVARLPEMPKPQQLDTEMAQLRVQRLHFEDLLNKQPQIRQIRQADGQPLTSEQNRILDAQMRTQRELLNSLLQGGDTLILELTKLKVSNSQLEDALKEVNEATHRYLFWTSDVRPMTFSWPIEIVQDLRRLISMDTFSQLGQASVMMLTSKETIFPLLGALILVGCSIYSRRHFTRFLERSSARVGKVTQDHFWLTLRTVFWSILVASPLPVLWMTLGYGLREAWPYPLAVAIGDGVTATVPLLWVVMICATFARPNGLFIAHFGWPRNRVARAMRYYLMSIGLIVPLIMALIMFDNLNDREFSGSLGRLCFMLICGALAMVTLSLKRAGIPLYLDKTGSGENMFNRLLWNLLLSAPLAAILAAAVGYLATAQALLARLETSVAIWFLLLVVYHVIRRWMLIQRRRLAFDRAKHRRAEILAQRARGEEESHHTNSTEGNTDADDVELDLDAISTQSLRLVRSILMLIALLSVIFLWSEIHSAFGFLENISLWDVTSTVQGVESLEPITLGAVLIAILVLIITTQLIRNFPALLELALLQHLDLAPGTGYAITTITKYLIMLFGGLVGFSMIGIEWSKLQWLVAALTVGLGFGLQEIFANFVSGLIILFEKPIRIGDTVTIRDLTGSVTRINTRATTISDWDRKEIIVPNKAFITEQFINWSLSDSVTRVVLTVPAPSDANSEEVTQILYTAAERCSLVIDNPAPEVFLVDLQQGIQIFELRIYAAEMGHRMPLRHEIHQLILAGFREHGIDMPFPPFQMRLESLDGRKTARTVTSAARKRPAGSL